The Periplaneta americana isolate PAMFEO1 chromosome 10, P.americana_PAMFEO1_priV1, whole genome shotgun sequence genome includes a window with the following:
- the LOC138707547 gene encoding gastrula zinc finger protein XlCGF57.1-like isoform X2: MKDETNHDEPLHSGKKMSTETIVLPGDDVTDVCEDDEDVLYIAENNSDVSNSSETETQKHVAATPASGDKKFGEPTSNKDLSERVYQWRQENLETESTESYGDTHIALSYWDKPCGQSSNNDLTTAALQQWIMSGSESNCRNEHDTPESLDVKKAVGRPKRNSEIVKYHECPLCGKSVQRLRLHMRMHTGDRPYQCSQCGQRFTQLGSLKKHQTLHSEEKPFQCGVCGKCFRCKSDLSLHSKLHTGKSFDCSYCSKSFVTQKAIDNHVRTHTGEKPFLCHVCGLSFSQEGNLSMHVKVHTGEKPYQCFVCIPNKYFATRTHLEKHTRTHTGEKPYTCATCQKSFSDRGYFMRHLAVHTGEKSHVCNVCNKAFTQRISLKRHSRIHTGEKPFECIVCREAFSLKRDLKRHSEKVHNTEKNVLPIKHTLTRFQNFPGEFSDNSIGHQY; the protein is encoded by the exons ATGAAAGACGAAACTAACCACGATGAACCTTTACACTCTGGAAAAAAAATGTCTACTGAAACAATAGTACTGCCCGGAGAT GATGTTACAGACGTGTGCGAAGACGACGAGGATGTTCTGTACATTGCAGAGAACAATTCGGATGTCTCAAACTCCAGTGAAACAGAAACGCAAAAACATGTGGCTGCTACTCCTGCCTCTGGAGATAAAAAATTTGGCGAGCCAACAAGCAACAAGGACTTGAGTGAACGTGTGTACCAATGGAGGCAGGAGAATTTAGAAACCGAGTCTACTGAAAGTTATGGCGATACTCATATTGCGTTAAGTTACTGGGATAAACCGTGTGGACAATCCAGTAACAATGATCTCACAACTGCTGCTTTGCAACAGTGGATCATGTCCGGTTCAGAGAGCAATTGTAGGAATGAACATGACACGCCCGAATCGTTAGACGTAAAGAAAGCGGTTGGTAGACCAAAGCGGAATTCAGAAATAGTAAAATATCATGAGTGTCCGCTGTGCGGGAAATCCGTTCAGAGACTGAGATTGCACATGCGGATGCACACAGGAGACCGACCTTATCAGTGTTCTCAGTGTGGCCAACGATTCACTCAACTGGGAAGCCTTAAAAAACATCAGACACTCCATTCGGAGGAAAAACCTTTTCAGTGTGGTGTTTGCGGGAAGTGTTTCAGATGCAAATCTGATTTATCTCTGCACTCTAAACTTCATACTGGAAAAAGTTTTGACTGTTCGTATTGCAGCAAATCTTTCGTAACTCAGAAGGCTATCGACAATCACGTGAGGACACATACGGGAGAAAAGCCATTCTTGTGTCACGTATGTGGTTTGAGTTTCAGTCAGGAAGGCAACCTATCGATGCACGTGAAGGTTCACACAGGAGAGAAGCCTTATCAGTGTTTCGTGTGCATACCTAATAAATATTTTGCTACTCGAACTCATTTAGAGAAACACACGAGAACTCATACCGGTGAGAAACCGTATACTTGTGCTACGTGCCAGAAATCGTTTAGTGATAGAGGATACTTTATGAGACATTTGGCTGTACACACTGGGGAGAAGTCACATGTGTGTAACGTCTGCAACAAAGCATTTACCCAAAGAATAAGTCTGAAAAGACATTCAAGAATACACACTGGTGAGAAACCTTTTGAGTGTATTGTTTGTAGGGAAGCATTTTCTTTAAAACGTGATCTCAAAAGGCATAGCGAGAAAGTACACAACACAGAAAAGAACGTGCTTCCAATTAAACACACATTaactcgttttcaaaattttccaggaGAATTCAGCGACAACTCAATTGGACATCAGTATTAA
- the LOC138707547 gene encoding gastrula zinc finger protein XlCGF57.1-like isoform X1, translated as MSDTDLRSYMSSQQLTEASVCMKSKFLVLPMKDETNHDEPLHSGKKMSTETIVLPGDDVTDVCEDDEDVLYIAENNSDVSNSSETETQKHVAATPASGDKKFGEPTSNKDLSERVYQWRQENLETESTESYGDTHIALSYWDKPCGQSSNNDLTTAALQQWIMSGSESNCRNEHDTPESLDVKKAVGRPKRNSEIVKYHECPLCGKSVQRLRLHMRMHTGDRPYQCSQCGQRFTQLGSLKKHQTLHSEEKPFQCGVCGKCFRCKSDLSLHSKLHTGKSFDCSYCSKSFVTQKAIDNHVRTHTGEKPFLCHVCGLSFSQEGNLSMHVKVHTGEKPYQCFVCIPNKYFATRTHLEKHTRTHTGEKPYTCATCQKSFSDRGYFMRHLAVHTGEKSHVCNVCNKAFTQRISLKRHSRIHTGEKPFECIVCREAFSLKRDLKRHSEKVHNTEKNVLPIKHTLTRFQNFPGEFSDNSIGHQY; from the exons ATGTCTGACACAGATTTAAGAAGTTACATGAGCAGTCAGCAGCTGACAGAAGCATCAGTTTGCATGAAGTCCAAATTTTTG GTTTTACCTATGAAAGACGAAACTAACCACGATGAACCTTTACACTCTGGAAAAAAAATGTCTACTGAAACAATAGTACTGCCCGGAGAT GATGTTACAGACGTGTGCGAAGACGACGAGGATGTTCTGTACATTGCAGAGAACAATTCGGATGTCTCAAACTCCAGTGAAACAGAAACGCAAAAACATGTGGCTGCTACTCCTGCCTCTGGAGATAAAAAATTTGGCGAGCCAACAAGCAACAAGGACTTGAGTGAACGTGTGTACCAATGGAGGCAGGAGAATTTAGAAACCGAGTCTACTGAAAGTTATGGCGATACTCATATTGCGTTAAGTTACTGGGATAAACCGTGTGGACAATCCAGTAACAATGATCTCACAACTGCTGCTTTGCAACAGTGGATCATGTCCGGTTCAGAGAGCAATTGTAGGAATGAACATGACACGCCCGAATCGTTAGACGTAAAGAAAGCGGTTGGTAGACCAAAGCGGAATTCAGAAATAGTAAAATATCATGAGTGTCCGCTGTGCGGGAAATCCGTTCAGAGACTGAGATTGCACATGCGGATGCACACAGGAGACCGACCTTATCAGTGTTCTCAGTGTGGCCAACGATTCACTCAACTGGGAAGCCTTAAAAAACATCAGACACTCCATTCGGAGGAAAAACCTTTTCAGTGTGGTGTTTGCGGGAAGTGTTTCAGATGCAAATCTGATTTATCTCTGCACTCTAAACTTCATACTGGAAAAAGTTTTGACTGTTCGTATTGCAGCAAATCTTTCGTAACTCAGAAGGCTATCGACAATCACGTGAGGACACATACGGGAGAAAAGCCATTCTTGTGTCACGTATGTGGTTTGAGTTTCAGTCAGGAAGGCAACCTATCGATGCACGTGAAGGTTCACACAGGAGAGAAGCCTTATCAGTGTTTCGTGTGCATACCTAATAAATATTTTGCTACTCGAACTCATTTAGAGAAACACACGAGAACTCATACCGGTGAGAAACCGTATACTTGTGCTACGTGCCAGAAATCGTTTAGTGATAGAGGATACTTTATGAGACATTTGGCTGTACACACTGGGGAGAAGTCACATGTGTGTAACGTCTGCAACAAAGCATTTACCCAAAGAATAAGTCTGAAAAGACATTCAAGAATACACACTGGTGAGAAACCTTTTGAGTGTATTGTTTGTAGGGAAGCATTTTCTTTAAAACGTGATCTCAAAAGGCATAGCGAGAAAGTACACAACACAGAAAAGAACGTGCTTCCAATTAAACACACATTaactcgttttcaaaattttccaggaGAATTCAGCGACAACTCAATTGGACATCAGTATTAA